From the genome of Chelonoidis abingdonii isolate Lonesome George chromosome 25, CheloAbing_2.0, whole genome shotgun sequence, one region includes:
- the MYCL gene encoding protein L-Myc has translation MEFDSYQHYFYDHDSEEDFYRSTAPSEDIWKKFELVPTPPMSPLCSAGVKACCSGAGERSDWLSHCCLAGEEPEYLIDTGEIFGNLSAFVLQDCMWSGFSARERLEKVMTEKLSTGTQRVNPHKPSFAQDFGFNNSVSECVDPAAVFPCPLAENKHPPASSGPERQCDSEGEEIDVVTVEKRQSLGMRKPVTITVRADPLDPCMKHFHISIHQQQHNYAARSPPDPCSQEEASEKEIKEEPLSSPEQAAESSSPEPCLLKPGSAPSSDSEDMAKRKNHNYLERKRRNDLRSRFLALRDQVPGLANCPKTPKVVILSKASEYLQSLVNAERRMAAEKRQLKLRQHQLLKRITHLKGR, from the exons ATGGAGTTCGACTCTTACCAGCATTACTTCTATGACCATGACTCCGAGGAGGATTTCTACCGATCCACCGCCCCCAGCGAAGACATCTGGAAGAAATTCGAGCTGGTGCCCACTCCCCCCATGTCGCCCCTGTGCAGCGCGGGGGTGAAAGCCTGTTGCTCCGGGGCAGGGGAAAGGTCCGACTGGCTCTCCCACTGCTGCCTGGCCGGGGAGGAGCCGGAGTATCTGATCGACACCGGGGAGATCTTCGGGAACCTGAGCGCCTTCGTTCTCCAGGACTGCATGTGGAGCGGCTTCTCCGCCCGGGAGAGGCTGGAGAAAGTTATGACCGAGAAACTCTCCACGGGCACGCAAAGGGTTAATCCGCACAAGCCTTCCTTCGCCCAGGACTTCGGGTTCAACAACTCGGTGAGCGAGTGCGTGGATCCTGCTGCCgtcttcccctgccccttggcTGAGAACAAACATCCCCCTGCCTCCTCCGGGCCCGAGCGGCAATGTGATTCTG AAGGTGAAGAGATTGACGTGGTGACAGTGGAGAAGAGACAATCGCTTGGCATGAGGAAGCCGGTCACCATCACCGTACGAGCAGACCCCCTAGATCCCTGCATGAAACACTTCCACATCTCCATCCATCAGCAACAGCACAACTACGCTGCCCGCTCTCCACCAGACCCCTGCTCCCAGGAGGAGGCCTCAGAGAAAGAGATCAAGGAGGAGCCCCTGAGCAGCCCAGAGCAAGCGGCAGAGAGCTCATCACCTGAGCCTTGCCTGCTGAAACCCGGGAGTGCCCCGAGCTCAGATAGCGAGGACATGGCCAAGAGGAAAAACCACAACTACTTAGAACGCAAGCGGCGAAATGATCTCCGCTCACGCTTCCTGGCACTGAGGGATCAGGTCCCCGGTCTGGCTAACTGTCCCAAAACCCCCAAAGTGGTGATCCTGAGTAAAGCTTCGGAGTACCTGCAGTCGCTAGTTAATGCAGAGAGGAggatggctgcagagaaaaggcaACTGAAGTTGAGACAGCATCAGCTGCTGAAACGAATCACCCATCTCAAGGGACGTTAG